In the genome of Cryptomeria japonica chromosome 8, Sugi_1.0, whole genome shotgun sequence, one region contains:
- the LOC131055392 gene encoding uncharacterized protein LOC131055392, whose amino-acid sequence MGERPIQVQLRSFCLADVDDFYEWASDEEVTRFMTWELFKSKQQAREYVANVVIPHHWFKAICIQGSNKAIGHIMLEQGSGMNSCRAEMGYAISRKYWKMGVTTQAVITAIKIGSKELQGITRIEALVLPENVASARVLEKAGFIKEGLLRNYVYLKGSLRDCFLFSFVVTSPAH is encoded by the coding sequence ATGGGTGAGAGGCCAATCCAAGTGCAATTGAGGAGCTTCTGTCTGGCTGACGTTGATGATTTCTATGAATGGGCAAGTGATGAAGAAGTTACACGCTTTATGACTTGGGAGCTCTTCAAATCGAAGCAACAAGCAAGAGAATATGTTGCAAACGTGGTGATTCCTCACCATTGGTTTAAGGCCATTTGTATCCAAGGAAGTAATAAGGCCATTGGCCACATTATGCTTGAGCAAGGCAGTGGAATGAATAGTTGCAGAGCAGAGATGGGGTATGCCATCTCTAGGAAGTATTGGAAAATGGGTGTCACCACTCAAGCTGTAATCACTGCTATCAAAATTGGATCGAAGGAATTGCAAGGGATAACGAGGATTGAAGCTCTGGTTCTCCCAGAGAATGTGGCCTCGGCAAGAGTGCTGGAGAAGGCAGGGTTTATCAAGGAGGGGCTTCTACGTAACTATGTGTATCTGAAAGGGAGCCTCAGGGACTGCTTCCTCTTTAGCTTTGTCGTTACCTCACCTGCCCATTGA